In Capra hircus breed San Clemente chromosome 5, ASM170441v1, whole genome shotgun sequence, the DNA window AGCACGGGCCCTGGCTCTGGTCCCAGCCCTGGTCCCCAGGACACGTGGGAATGGGGCGGCTGTAACCATGACATGGACTTCGGGGAGAAGTTCTCTCGGGATTTTTTGGATTCCAGGGAAGCTCCCCGGGACATCCAGGCACGAATGCGGATCCACAACAACAGGGTGGGGCGTCAGGTATGTGTGTGCAACTTGTCCTGGGTCTCCCTGGCGTTTAAGGCCTGGCTAGATTTGAGAGGGCACAGCAGcataagaggatgagatgttggggGTGATTGTTACCCGCGGGGTGGCCTGGAGCCAAGCAAGTCACTGCCTTCCCTAGAATTTAGGGGTTCTCTGGGCTAGACTCCCTGGTTTACCAGTGTCCACTCTGGAAAGAGCACTGGATTGGGAGTCAGGACAACTGGAGCTGAGTCCTGTTGCCAGCTAGTTACCAGCCAAATCTCCGTAACCAGCTGTTTGTTGAAGATGGGCAATTTACTCTCTGCTCTGGCTTTAGTTCCCCAACATAAAACGAGGGAATGGCGCCATTAGCCGTCTCACGGTGCCCTTTCGCTTCTGATAGTTCATCGCCATTCTTCCCTCTGTTTGTTCCTGTGTGctctctgctccctcccctctcctgtgCCTCTGAGCTCTGTCCATTTGCTGCCCTCCCCTCTCATTTCTTCCTCGCTGATGCTCTAGGTGGTAACTGAAAACTTGAAGCGGAAATGCAAGTGCCATGGCACGTCAGGCAGCTGCCAGTTCAAGACGTGCTGGAGGGCAGCCCCAGAGTTCCGGGCAGTGGGAACAGCCTTGCGGGAGCGGCTGGGCCGGGCCATCTTCATTGATGCTCACAACCGCAACTCCGGAGCCTTCCAACCCCGCCTTCGGCCCCGTCGCCTCTCAGGAGAGCTGGTCTACTTCGAGAAGTCTCCTGACTTCTGCGAGCGAGACCCCACTGTGGGCTCCCCAGGCACGCGGGGCCGGGCCTGCAACAAGACCAGCCGCCTGCTGGATGGCTGTGGCAGCCTGTGCTGTGGCCGCGGGCACAACGTGCTCCGGCAGACCCGAGTCGAGCGCTGTCATTGCCGCTTCCACTGGTGCTGCTACGTGCTGTGTGAAGAGTGCAAGGTCACAGAGTGGGTCAATGTGTGTAAGTGAGGGTCAGCCTCActgtggggctggggcaggggagggccaCGTTTGCAGCTTTTTGCTCTGATTTCTGTCCAGGGTCAATCTGGGCCCCTGGCAGCTCAAAGTGTCTACCTGGAAACAGCTTTGGGTCAGGTGGAGTCTGTGATGTGTGGCTTTCTCCCCCACAGTAGGAGGGCCTTGTGGGGGAGCTGTCACCCTCTTCTGTTCCTTGAACACCTGAATGGAGTAAGATGAACTGTGTTGCTCTCCCAGCCACCCAACCTGGGGTCCCTTTaactctcatattcatattcCTTTTGGCTGAGGAGTCCCTGTAACTTGACCACTCTTTTCTTTTGTGGGATAGCCCCAGCATTGTGTGGAGCCATACAACCTATATCCAGAAAGAGACCTCTCATTCCTATTTGCTGTTTCCAAACTCCTCTACTGCAGCCTGGACCCCGTCATAGGAGCCGGTGGTAGAGAGGTTTTTCTTAGGGAAGGGACACGGTACAGGGCACTCTAAAACCCTGAAAGTTGTCTGTCAAGGCCCTTAGGGAAGCTGTCTGCCCCCATTCAGATGTTGAAGGGAACCCTCCAAAGGAAGAATTTTACCCAAGACTCTCTGAGCCTCTTTTTCTTACTTCAGCAGGAGGGGTGGGAATGGCTAATTTATTGTACTGAGACTTGTTCTTGGTTCTtgtttgtaataaaaataaattaagttccTGGAATGGTGACTACAGATGGTGATATTTCTAGCCACACTTGGGATCCCAAGCCTGGCTTCTTTTCCAGGTGAATTCTCTTACCCTCCCACACTCAGTGACTTTATGTATATCATGCCCCATTCCAGAAAGGATTTGAAATGGTCTTCAGGTGACTCAGTTGACAATTTTTAGTGTGGAAAAAactgggtggggcagggggactTCTAGGTGTGAGGGACTCAAGATGTAAACATAGGCCCCATTCAGGTTCTCTGTGCCCCACCTCCAGATTTTGCCTTGGCCACTGCCCTATAACAGGGCttggattttccttttttcctcaacTCATGGGCATGCCTatgtccaataaaactttattcacaaaaaTGGACTGCAGGGCCAGATTTGGTTCTTTGGCTGTGGTTTGTTTTGACACCTACCCTACACAGTGAGGTCACCTCTGTTCTGGGATTTTCAGGTCCTGAAGACGTCTCACCATTGAACCTGGACTCAAAAATGGCAGGTGCTTTTCTCTgtggttccaaattggagaaCTTGATGATAGATGCGAGACTAACAGGAAACATATATAAAGGATTCCTATGCTCAAAATTGGGAGTTTTTTGCTCTGGAAACCAGCAGAATCAGCATGCTACCCCCCTGAATTATTTGCATATGTAGTTTGTCTTTCCTTATTCAGAGCTCTTCTGCACTTAATCTCAGCAAAACAGCTCCTTTAAGAGATAACCATatctagagacttccctggtggctcagatggtaaagcgtctgtctacaatgcgggagacccgggtttgatccctgggtcaggaagatcccctggagaaggaaatggcaatccactccagtactcttgcctggaaaatcccatg includes these proteins:
- the WNT10B gene encoding protein Wnt-10b — protein: MREQPRPRPPPSGLAGLLFLALCSRALGNEILGLKLPGGGEPPLTANTVCLTLSGLSKRQLGLCLRSPDVTASALQGLHIAVHECQHQLRDQRWNCSALEGGGRLPHHSAILKRGFRESAFSFSMLAAGVMHAVATACSLGKLVSCGCGWKGSGEQDRLRAKLLQLQALSRGKSFPHSLPSTGPGSGPSPGPQDTWEWGGCNHDMDFGEKFSRDFLDSREAPRDIQARMRIHNNRVGRQVVTENLKRKCKCHGTSGSCQFKTCWRAAPEFRAVGTALRERLGRAIFIDAHNRNSGAFQPRLRPRRLSGELVYFEKSPDFCERDPTVGSPGTRGRACNKTSRLLDGCGSLCCGRGHNVLRQTRVERCHCRFHWCCYVLCEECKVTEWVNVCK